A genomic stretch from Flavobacterium humidisoli includes:
- a CDS encoding efflux RND transporter permease subunit produces the protein MFKIFIQRPVLATVISILLVILGVLGLTKLPLQQFPDIAPPSVLVTAVYPGANAETVLRSVAPSIEESINGVENMTYMSSTASNDGTLAITVFFKLGTDADQAAVNVQNRVAQATSQLPAEVVQQGIVTAKQQNSFIMAIGMYTEDESKYDQTFVANYAQINIIPELKRIPGVGSASIFGGVKDYSMRVWLNPTQMSTYKVTPSEVMGAIQDKSLEAAPGKFGERSKEVFEYVIKYKGKLTKPEDYENIAIRSNADGSVLRLKDVARVELGAYSYNSLTRLNGKKGIVIGVIQLAGSNSNDIQIAINKMMEKASKDFPKGIKHNIFYSTKVSLDQSIEQVEHTLIEAFILVFIVVFIFLQDFRSTLIPAIAVPVAILGTFFFMQLFGFSINLLTLFALILAIGIVVDDAIVVVEAVHAKMEHKRLSPKIATHEAMHEITGAIISITLVMAAVFLPVGFMEGSTGVFYRQFAFTMAIAIVISAVNALTLSPALAALFLKDNHGAHDHDAPYVKKGFKEKFFSAFNSSFESLTNRYTGGLKFLIRRKWLSLGGLALITVATVIMVKTTPQGFIPTEDQGFIAIAVNTPSGTSLDGTQKVMTEAENTLKALDASRFVTAISGFNLLTNSTSPSSAVVFVLLKPNEERGEVKNIDEIMNQVRGKLGAISGGSFFVFSFPTVPGFSNVEALDLVLQDKTGGKLDKFSGISQNFIGELMKRPEIAVAFTSFKADYPQLQLEVNDEKANQLGVNVKDILQTMQAYFGSAQASDFNRFGKYYRVVVQADIEDRADPTAIDRVFVKNKTGEMVPINTLVKLTRIYGSETASRYNLFNSISINAIPKPGFSSGDAIKAIEEVAAQQLPAGYGFEFSGQTREEISSGGQSATIFLLCLIFIYFLLAAQYESYILPLAVILSIPAGIFGVFVAIGLTGIENNIYVQVALVMLIGLLAKNAILIVEFAAQRRRSGQGLVAASIMAAKLRLRPIIMTSLAFVVGLVPMMSAKGPSAQGNHSISIGAAGGMLSGVILGLFIIPVLFIIFQHLQEKVSGKPIAVIHNEEK, from the coding sequence ATGTTCAAAATATTTATACAAAGACCTGTACTGGCAACCGTAATTTCCATTTTATTGGTAATTCTGGGGGTATTGGGTTTAACTAAACTGCCTTTACAACAGTTTCCTGATATTGCGCCTCCATCGGTTTTGGTAACGGCTGTATATCCGGGAGCCAATGCAGAAACGGTTTTACGTTCTGTGGCACCTTCTATCGAAGAATCTATAAATGGTGTAGAAAACATGACTTACATGAGTTCTACAGCCAGTAACGACGGTACTTTAGCGATTACGGTTTTCTTTAAACTAGGTACAGATGCCGATCAGGCTGCGGTAAACGTACAAAACCGTGTTGCACAGGCAACGAGCCAGCTTCCTGCCGAGGTTGTACAGCAAGGTATTGTTACGGCGAAACAGCAAAACAGTTTCATCATGGCAATTGGTATGTACACCGAAGATGAATCGAAATACGACCAGACTTTTGTGGCCAACTATGCGCAGATTAATATTATTCCAGAGCTAAAACGTATTCCGGGTGTGGGTTCTGCCAGTATTTTTGGTGGTGTAAAAGATTACTCTATGCGTGTTTGGTTGAATCCAACGCAAATGTCGACTTACAAAGTGACTCCAAGCGAAGTTATGGGAGCGATTCAGGACAAAAGTTTGGAAGCGGCTCCGGGCAAATTTGGAGAGCGAAGCAAAGAAGTTTTTGAATACGTTATTAAATACAAAGGAAAATTAACCAAACCAGAAGATTATGAAAATATTGCTATACGTTCTAATGCAGATGGCTCAGTACTTCGCTTAAAAGATGTAGCGAGAGTTGAACTTGGAGCTTACTCTTACAACAGTTTAACTCGTTTAAATGGTAAAAAAGGAATTGTAATTGGAGTTATTCAGTTAGCTGGATCAAACTCGAATGATATTCAGATTGCCATCAACAAAATGATGGAAAAGGCTTCTAAAGATTTTCCAAAAGGCATCAAACACAATATTTTCTATAGTACAAAAGTATCTCTTGACCAATCTATCGAACAGGTTGAGCATACATTAATAGAAGCTTTTATACTAGTATTTATTGTGGTATTTATCTTCTTGCAAGATTTTAGATCAACATTAATCCCGGCTATTGCTGTACCTGTAGCAATTTTAGGAACGTTCTTCTTCATGCAGTTATTCGGATTTTCGATCAACCTTTTAACGCTTTTCGCATTAATTCTGGCGATTGGTATTGTGGTCGATGATGCCATTGTGGTAGTCGAAGCGGTGCATGCGAAAATGGAGCATAAACGTCTGTCTCCGAAAATCGCAACCCATGAAGCAATGCACGAAATAACGGGTGCTATTATCTCGATTACGCTGGTAATGGCTGCTGTATTCCTGCCGGTTGGTTTTATGGAAGGCTCAACAGGAGTTTTCTATCGTCAGTTTGCCTTTACGATGGCAATTGCAATTGTAATTTCGGCTGTTAATGCCTTAACATTGAGTCCGGCGCTTGCTGCATTATTCTTAAAAGATAATCATGGAGCACATGATCATGATGCGCCTTATGTAAAAAAAGGATTTAAAGAAAAATTCTTCAGCGCTTTCAACAGCAGTTTTGAATCGTTGACAAACCGTTACACAGGCGGACTTAAATTCTTAATCAGAAGAAAATGGTTGAGTTTAGGCGGATTGGCTTTAATTACTGTTGCGACTGTTATCATGGTAAAAACAACTCCTCAAGGGTTTATTCCAACAGAGGATCAAGGATTTATTGCAATTGCAGTAAATACGCCATCTGGAACATCATTGGACGGAACTCAAAAAGTAATGACTGAAGCTGAGAATACATTAAAAGCATTAGACGCTTCACGATTTGTAACCGCTATTTCAGGTTTCAACTTATTGACCAACTCTACAAGTCCATCTTCTGCAGTAGTTTTTGTATTGCTTAAACCAAACGAAGAACGCGGAGAAGTAAAAAACATTGACGAAATCATGAATCAGGTTCGTGGTAAACTAGGCGCTATTTCTGGCGGAAGTTTCTTCGTATTCAGTTTCCCAACTGTTCCCGGATTTAGTAACGTTGAAGCTTTAGATTTAGTTTTACAAGATAAAACGGGAGGAAAACTGGATAAATTCTCTGGAATTTCTCAAAACTTTATCGGCGAATTAATGAAACGTCCTGAAATTGCCGTTGCCTTTACTTCTTTCAAAGCAGATTATCCGCAATTGCAATTGGAAGTTAACGACGAAAAAGCAAATCAGTTAGGCGTAAATGTAAAAGACATTTTACAAACGATGCAGGCTTACTTTGGTAGCGCACAGGCATCTGATTTCAACCGATTTGGTAAATATTACCGTGTGGTTGTTCAGGCCGATATTGAAGACAGAGCTGATCCAACAGCAATTGACAGAGTTTTTGTCAAAAACAAAACAGGCGAAATGGTGCCAATAAATACTTTAGTAAAACTAACCCGTATTTATGGTTCTGAAACCGCTTCTAGATACAATTTATTTAATTCAATTTCTATTAATGCGATTCCGAAACCAGGATTTAGCTCCGGAGATGCCATTAAAGCCATTGAAGAAGTAGCAGCACAACAATTACCTGCAGGTTACGGGTTTGAATTCTCGGGCCAGACTCGTGAGGAGATTTCGTCAGGAGGGCAATCGGCAACTATATTCTTACTGTGTTTGATATTCATTTATTTCTTACTTGCTGCACAGTATGAAAGTTATATTTTGCCTTTGGCAGTAATCTTGTCAATCCCTGCAGGTATTTTTGGAGTATTCGTTGCTATTGGTTTAACTGGAATTGAAAACAACATTTACGTACAAGTTGCTCTTGTCATGCTTATTGGACTGCTCGCCAAAAATGCCATCTTGATTGTGGAATTTGCGGCGCAAAGACGAAGATCAGGACAAGGTTTAGTAGCAGCTTCAATCATGGCAGCAAAATTACGTTTGCGACCAATTATCATGACGTCTCTTGCTTTTGTGGTAGGTTTAGTGCCAATGATGAGCGCCAAAGGCCCATCTGCACAAGGTAACCACTCCATCAGTATTGGGGCAGCTGGAGGGATGCTTTCGGGAGTAATTCTAGGTTTGTTTATCATCCCTGTTTTATTCATCATCTTCCAGCATTTACAAGAAAAAGTGAGCGGAAAACCGATCGCTGTAATTCATAACGAAGAAAAATAA
- a CDS encoding TolC family protein, which produces MKNHITKIVTFAILITTLISCKVSKDIETPKDAFPENFRNASVSSDTTSIADVEWKNFFTEKDIIKLIDSAVARNNDLQIAEKNIEIAQYRFTQSKWGNVPQVNLFVNASTSNPSDNSFTGLNLNQAIGAKHIDDYSAGASLSWEADIWGKIRNQKKGAYAGYLQSEEVKKALQTNIVANVSRGYYNLLMLDAQLDIARQNLRLNDSTTNIIKLKYDAGQVTTLAIQQSEAQKLNSAQLIPLLEQNIAIQENALSVLTGSFPNSKERSIQLSAIEVKHNTAIGIPSALVSRRPDVKSAELALKAANANVGITKADLYPALRITAQGGLNSFETSNWFNIPASLFGTVAGGLTQPLLNNKRVRTQYNIAVAEREKAVLSFRQAVLVAVSEVSDALVKVEKLQQQETFLKEKVKTLQQAIKNANLLFKNGMAEYLEVLTAQANLLQSELELADIKRQQLTANTDLYRALGGGWK; this is translated from the coding sequence ATGAAAAATCATATAACCAAAATCGTGACCTTCGCCATTCTGATCACGACTTTAATATCCTGTAAAGTCTCAAAGGATATTGAAACTCCAAAAGATGCATTTCCTGAGAATTTCAGGAATGCATCGGTTTCGAGTGATACAACCAGTATTGCCGATGTGGAGTGGAAAAACTTCTTTACAGAAAAAGATATTATAAAATTAATTGACAGCGCCGTTGCAAGAAACAACGACCTTCAGATTGCCGAAAAGAACATCGAAATTGCGCAATACCGTTTTACACAGTCAAAATGGGGAAATGTACCTCAGGTAAACTTATTTGTAAACGCAAGTACAAGTAATCCGTCAGACAATAGTTTTACAGGATTAAACTTAAATCAGGCAATTGGAGCTAAACATATTGACGACTATTCTGCTGGAGCTTCTCTTTCTTGGGAAGCTGATATTTGGGGAAAGATCAGAAACCAAAAGAAAGGGGCTTACGCAGGATATCTTCAATCTGAAGAAGTAAAAAAAGCATTGCAGACCAATATTGTCGCTAATGTTTCAAGAGGTTATTATAATCTATTGATGCTGGATGCACAATTGGATATTGCCAGACAAAATCTTCGTTTGAATGATAGTACAACGAATATTATAAAATTAAAATACGATGCGGGTCAGGTAACCACTTTGGCGATTCAACAATCGGAAGCACAGAAATTAAATTCCGCACAATTGATTCCGTTATTGGAACAAAATATTGCGATTCAGGAAAATGCTTTGAGTGTTTTGACTGGTTCTTTCCCAAACTCAAAAGAAAGATCTATTCAATTGAGTGCAATTGAGGTAAAACACAATACGGCAATCGGAATTCCATCTGCCTTAGTAAGCAGAAGACCTGATGTAAAAAGTGCCGAATTGGCTCTTAAAGCGGCTAATGCAAATGTCGGTATCACGAAAGCGGATTTATACCCAGCTCTCAGAATTACGGCTCAAGGCGGTTTAAACTCTTTCGAAACCAGCAATTGGTTCAACATTCCAGCTTCATTGTTTGGAACTGTTGCAGGTGGGTTGACTCAACCTCTTTTAAATAACAAAAGAGTGAGAACGCAATATAATATTGCTGTCGCGGAAAGAGAAAAAGCGGTTTTAAGTTTTAGACAAGCTGTTTTGGTTGCGGTAAGCGAAGTTTCGGATGCTTTGGTTAAAGTAGAGAAATTACAACAGCAAGAAACTTTCTTAAAAGAAAAAGTAAAAACATTGCAACAAGCGATTAAAAATGCCAACTTATTGTTCAAAAATGGTATGGCAGAATATCTTGAAGTTTTAACGGCTCAGGCGAATTTATTGCAAAGCGAATTGGAACTTGCTGATATCAAAAGACAACAACTTACAGCCAATACAGATTTGTACCGTGCTCTAGGTGGCGGCTGGAAATAA
- a CDS encoding Crp/Fnr family transcriptional regulator, with product MTFNKEIYLNNLKQTIESYYPLSDQSWKHIESTTHFQTLKKGETLLQNGEIAKNLHFVAKGVLRAFITDLHGNFYNKNLFLENYFAGSKVSLMLQTPSNFTIEALEDSIVININYKKYMELIYQNDDLKNFYIAHLEKNWIIEKEQREVALVMQNATERYINLLEKHPSIADRVPLLHIASHLGITPTQLSRIRKSLEKDL from the coding sequence ATGACTTTCAATAAAGAAATATACCTCAACAATCTAAAACAAACCATCGAAAGTTACTACCCGCTTTCCGATCAGTCTTGGAAACATATTGAAAGTACCACACATTTTCAAACGCTTAAAAAAGGAGAAACGTTATTGCAAAATGGAGAAATTGCTAAAAATCTTCATTTCGTTGCGAAAGGTGTTTTAAGAGCTTTTATAACAGATCTGCACGGGAATTTCTATAATAAAAATCTTTTTCTTGAAAATTATTTTGCGGGTTCTAAAGTTTCGTTGATGCTTCAAACTCCCTCTAATTTTACTATTGAAGCTTTAGAAGATTCTATTGTAATCAACATCAACTATAAAAAATATATGGAGCTGATTTACCAAAACGACGATCTCAAAAACTTTTATATTGCCCATTTGGAGAAAAACTGGATTATCGAAAAGGAACAAAGAGAAGTCGCCTTAGTAATGCAAAATGCTACCGAAAGATATATTAATCTTTTGGAGAAACATCCAAGTATCGCAGATCGAGTTCCGTTGCTGCATATCGCCTCTCATTTGGGAATTACGCCAACACAGTTAAGCCGAATCAGAAAAAGTCTAGAAAAAGATTTGTAA
- a CDS encoding GNAT family N-acetyltransferase produces MKNTDLIKDNIDNLTALWKTVATPLLSYHKIDPFQFSQIKNSGWPNRLWFREDITEKNFPQIMEIMDKNPSLVIPYWDIFGSNSKSFFEKNGFNIRIQLVAMALKLGEKFTLQNNLTFKRVLNEEDAKTWSDIYPLSFSYIISKETLVHNYENVKFYLVHFEGKAIGTLTLFQTGDIMGIHGVGVIPEMRKRGFAEEIMKFAINEAIDADCKYAQLQASALGKGIYTRLGFEDLFTITNYQLA; encoded by the coding sequence ATGAAAAATACAGATCTCATCAAAGACAATATTGACAATCTTACCGCACTTTGGAAAACTGTTGCAACTCCACTCCTTTCCTATCATAAAATTGATCCATTCCAATTCAGTCAAATAAAAAATTCAGGCTGGCCAAATAGATTATGGTTTAGAGAAGATATTACCGAAAAAAACTTTCCGCAGATTATGGAAATCATGGATAAAAACCCAAGTTTGGTTATTCCATACTGGGATATTTTTGGCAGCAATTCAAAATCATTTTTTGAAAAAAACGGATTTAATATCCGCATTCAACTTGTAGCAATGGCTTTAAAATTAGGTGAAAAATTTACGCTTCAAAACAATCTTACTTTTAAAAGAGTTTTAAATGAAGAAGATGCCAAAACCTGGTCAGATATTTATCCGCTATCTTTTAGTTATATCATTAGCAAAGAAACACTGGTTCATAATTATGAAAATGTCAAATTTTATTTGGTTCATTTTGAAGGAAAAGCGATTGGAACGCTTACACTTTTTCAAACTGGAGATATAATGGGAATTCATGGCGTCGGTGTTATTCCAGAAATGCGTAAAAGAGGTTTTGCAGAAGAAATCATGAAATTCGCCATCAACGAAGCCATAGATGCTGATTGTAAATATGCGCAACTGCAAGCTTCTGCCCTAGGAAAAGGCATTTACACCAGATTAGGTTTTGAGGATTTGTTTACGATCACGAATTATCAATTGGCGTAA
- a CDS encoding DoxX family protein → MKTTKIIFWTTTILIFLFEGVMPALTSQTELAKEGIRHLGYPEYFGNALVVFKILGVLALIIPQVPGRIKEWAYAGFAFDFIFASISHFAVDGIDFQGFFPLIVFAILIVSYVTYHRIHRYKNIAL, encoded by the coding sequence ATGAAGACAACAAAAATTATTTTTTGGACTACCACTATTTTAATCTTTTTATTCGAAGGCGTTATGCCCGCTTTAACATCTCAAACTGAATTGGCTAAGGAAGGAATCAGACATCTAGGATATCCAGAATATTTTGGAAATGCATTAGTTGTATTTAAAATTCTTGGAGTTTTAGCTTTAATCATTCCACAAGTTCCGGGACGAATAAAAGAATGGGCTTATGCAGGATTTGCTTTCGATTTTATTTTTGCTTCGATAAGCCATTTTGCAGTAGACGGAATAGATTTTCAAGGATTCTTCCCTCTAATCGTTTTTGCTATTTTAATTGTATCCTATGTAACATATCATAGAATACATCGTTATAAAAACATAGCACTCTAA
- a CDS encoding DinB family protein, with product MKSAIQNTILETYTKLHDLVSSFSKEEINIVPFEGSWTAGQTTQHIILACSGLTMLFAGKTEKTTREPDENVKALDAIFLDFATKYQSPENIKPPDIEYEKSTLLASIKKIQNDLFEAAETYDLTLICRDAKVPGFEHFTIYEWIHFAIVHTQRHTHQLKSIYEYIKKQ from the coding sequence ATGAAGAGCGCTATTCAAAATACCATACTGGAAACCTACACTAAATTGCACGATTTAGTTTCCTCTTTTTCAAAAGAAGAAATCAATATTGTTCCGTTTGAAGGGAGCTGGACTGCTGGTCAAACCACACAGCATATTATTCTGGCCTGCTCTGGTCTAACTATGCTTTTTGCAGGAAAAACAGAAAAAACAACTAGAGAACCCGATGAAAATGTAAAAGCTCTAGACGCTATATTTTTAGACTTCGCTACCAAATACCAATCACCAGAAAATATAAAGCCCCCTGATATCGAATATGAAAAAAGCACTCTGTTAGCTTCGATCAAAAAAATACAAAATGATTTGTTTGAAGCAGCAGAAACATACGATTTAACGCTTATTTGTCGAGATGCTAAAGTACCTGGATTTGAACATTTCACCATTTATGAATGGATTCATTTTGCTATTGTACATACGCAGAGACATACACATCAGTTAAAATCGATTTACGAATACATTAAAAAACAATAG
- a CDS encoding DUF1440 domain-containing protein: MRSKVRTIVSSGLVAGTLDITAAILIYAGILHKTTAEKILQSIASGIFKKEAYTAGTEMTFVGLGLHFLIAFIFAWFYFKIFPYIPFFKINTLLSGVSYGFFIWVIMNLVVLPIVFPVLPEKNLDFPLLLSILIVICCVGIPIAFITRKYYAKWY; encoded by the coding sequence ATGAGATCAAAAGTTAGAACCATTGTTTCATCTGGTTTAGTTGCAGGGACATTAGACATTACTGCCGCAATTTTGATTTATGCAGGAATATTACATAAAACAACAGCAGAAAAAATTTTACAATCTATTGCAAGCGGTATTTTTAAAAAAGAAGCCTACACAGCAGGAACAGAAATGACTTTTGTGGGCTTGGGACTTCATTTCTTAATTGCTTTTATTTTTGCTTGGTTTTATTTTAAGATTTTCCCTTATATCCCATTTTTTAAAATAAATACTTTACTGTCGGGAGTCTCTTATGGTTTTTTTATTTGGGTAATTATGAATCTAGTTGTTCTGCCAATTGTATTTCCAGTTTTACCTGAGAAGAATTTAGATTTTCCGCTTTTGCTTTCTATTCTTATTGTAATTTGCTGTGTCGGGATTCCGATTGCTTTTATAACGAGAAAGTATTACGCGAAATGGTACTGA
- a CDS encoding DUF1328 family protein — MLRWTVIFIILAIIAGIFGFGGIAAGAASIAKILFFIFLVLFIISLITGRRKV, encoded by the coding sequence ATGTTACGTTGGACAGTTATATTTATAATTCTTGCTATTATAGCTGGAATTTTTGGTTTTGGTGGTATTGCTGCCGGAGCCGCAAGCATTGCGAAAATTTTATTCTTCATTTTTTTAGTCCTGTTTATCATTTCATTAATTACAGGAAGAAGAAAAGTTTAA
- a CDS encoding pesticidal protein Cry7Aa → MEAKKHGVILEKTDRTFEELGVLNPAIYQDGNTVHMFYRAAKRGNFSTIGYCRFEGPTTLVERNSQPIFVPDYIYEIHGVEDPRITKIDDRFYMTYVTYDGINACAALAVSKDLKVFKKKGIITPKFILNEFTNLIRKHLQNPSVAKILAFNTERNYPLTETIKENLFVWDKNVVLFPKKFNGKFVALHRIFPSIQIFSFEKKSELTEDFWKNYLKNLPDYIVMEPKYDHETSHIGPGAPPIETADGWLLIYHAAERREKGLVYHAAAVLLDLEDPSKVIARLSKPIITPSEYYERHGYVNYVVFPTGTAIFDDQLYIYYGAADDKIAVASLNLNELLTELKKNPHENNIK, encoded by the coding sequence ATGGAAGCTAAAAAACATGGTGTCATTTTAGAAAAAACAGATCGAACTTTTGAAGAATTGGGTGTTTTAAATCCTGCAATTTATCAAGACGGAAATACTGTTCACATGTTTTACAGAGCTGCAAAGAGAGGGAATTTTTCGACTATTGGTTATTGTCGTTTTGAAGGACCAACCACTTTAGTTGAAAGAAATTCACAGCCGATTTTTGTACCAGATTATATTTATGAAATTCATGGTGTAGAAGATCCGAGAATTACCAAAATTGATGATAGGTTTTACATGACTTATGTCACTTATGACGGAATTAATGCCTGTGCTGCATTGGCAGTTTCAAAAGATTTAAAAGTTTTTAAAAAGAAGGGAATTATAACGCCAAAATTCATCCTTAACGAATTTACAAATTTGATTCGAAAGCATTTGCAGAATCCAAGTGTTGCTAAGATTTTGGCTTTTAATACAGAAAGAAATTATCCGCTGACGGAAACTATTAAAGAGAACCTGTTCGTGTGGGATAAAAATGTAGTTCTTTTTCCGAAAAAATTCAATGGAAAATTTGTTGCCTTGCATCGCATATTTCCATCTATTCAAATTTTTTCGTTTGAAAAGAAATCAGAATTAACAGAAGATTTTTGGAAAAACTATTTAAAAAATCTTCCAGATTACATTGTAATGGAACCTAAATATGATCACGAAACAAGTCATATCGGTCCAGGAGCCCCGCCAATAGAAACAGCAGATGGCTGGCTTTTAATATATCATGCTGCCGAAAGAAGAGAAAAAGGATTGGTTTATCACGCCGCCGCTGTTTTACTGGATTTAGAAGATCCTTCAAAAGTTATAGCGCGACTGTCAAAACCCATTATTACTCCTTCTGAATATTATGAAAGACATGGTTATGTCAATTATGTAGTTTTCCCGACAGGAACAGCCATTTTTGATGACCAACTATATATTTACTATGGCGCTGCCGATGATAAGATTGCGGTAGCCTCCTTGAACCTGAACGAGTTATTAACCGAGCTAAAAAAGAATCCTCATGAAAACAATATCAAATAA
- a CDS encoding glycosyltransferase: MKTISNKSKIVFLSTFPPTQCGIATYTQDTIKGITDVYGKSIKCEICELVNEPKEHPTQAYTLNTKNKAEYAKVAEEINKDEAVKLVHIQHEFGLFSGNYGDDLLDFLNVIKAPVTYTFHSVIPNPNDELRTFVRLLLSYSNSAFVMTNKSKEILINDYAINEEIITCVPHGTHIVIYETPEKAKEKLNIQDRLVLSTFGLLGEGKNIETGLQALPKIIEKAPNALYLIIGKTHPNLIKDGVDAYRDKLEGLVKELNLQDNVRFINQYLDTDQLLEYLQATDIYMFTSKDPNQAVSGTFAYAMSCACPIVASKIPHTKEVLTPDSGILVDIGNVDQFAEAAIKLIGDENLRHEMGINSFTKMRASSWENAAITHMNTYKNLIKNPSEIKYSYPPIQLKHIKKLTTELGIIQFSKISIPDLDSGYTLDDNARALIAFCMHYKQTQDKDDLAYILIYLDFIQRCQKPKGDFINYVDQENREHIEQNAEVNLEDSNARAIWALGTVVSMSDILPEAITKKATKCLLNSLKWAENIQSPRSIGFATKGLYLYHSTVPNLYVAAIINKLNAKLLANYEDTATEDWQWFENYLTYGNGTLPESMLYAYLITNKPVYKKVALDSLDFLISKTFIDGNFKAISNQSWHHKGSEPDQYGEQPIDVTYTIQTLNAFYNAFKIPEYKKKMKAAFNWFLGKNHLNQIMYNPVSGGGYDGLEKHNVNLNQGAESTVCYLTARLLMEKLAMSQSRVIPLQKSRSGIAINL; this comes from the coding sequence ATGAAAACAATATCAAATAAATCAAAAATAGTTTTTTTATCTACTTTTCCGCCAACGCAATGCGGCATAGCAACTTATACGCAAGATACCATAAAAGGAATTACAGATGTTTACGGTAAATCTATAAAATGTGAAATATGCGAACTGGTTAATGAACCAAAGGAGCATCCGACACAGGCATATACTTTAAACACAAAAAATAAAGCAGAATATGCTAAAGTTGCAGAAGAAATCAATAAGGATGAAGCTGTGAAATTAGTTCATATTCAGCATGAATTTGGTTTGTTTTCAGGAAATTACGGAGATGATCTTTTAGACTTTTTAAATGTTATTAAAGCCCCTGTTACTTACACTTTCCACAGTGTTATCCCGAATCCGAATGACGAATTGAGAACATTCGTAAGACTATTATTGAGTTACAGCAATTCGGCTTTTGTAATGACTAATAAATCTAAAGAAATTCTAATTAACGACTATGCTATTAATGAAGAAATAATTACTTGCGTACCCCACGGAACCCACATTGTAATATATGAAACTCCAGAAAAGGCAAAAGAAAAATTAAATATTCAGGACAGATTAGTTTTATCAACTTTCGGACTTTTGGGCGAAGGTAAAAATATAGAAACAGGCTTACAAGCTTTACCAAAAATCATCGAAAAGGCACCAAATGCTTTATATCTGATAATCGGAAAAACACATCCGAATTTAATAAAAGACGGTGTTGATGCTTATAGAGACAAATTAGAAGGTTTAGTGAAAGAATTGAATCTTCAGGATAATGTTCGTTTTATCAATCAATATTTAGATACCGATCAACTTTTAGAATATCTACAAGCAACAGATATTTATATGTTTACATCCAAAGACCCGAATCAGGCGGTAAGCGGCACATTTGCCTATGCAATGAGCTGCGCATGTCCGATTGTGGCTTCTAAAATTCCACATACCAAAGAAGTATTAACTCCAGATTCTGGTATTTTAGTTGATATTGGAAATGTCGATCAATTTGCTGAGGCGGCAATAAAATTGATTGGAGATGAGAATTTGAGACACGAAATGGGCATCAATTCTTTTACAAAAATGCGTGCCTCTTCTTGGGAAAATGCTGCAATAACCCATATGAATACATATAAAAACCTGATTAAAAATCCGTCAGAAATAAAATACAGCTATCCTCCTATTCAGTTAAAACATATCAAAAAACTAACTACCGAATTAGGAATTATTCAGTTCAGTAAGATTTCTATTCCAGATTTAGATTCAGGATATACTTTAGATGATAATGCCAGAGCTTTAATTGCGTTCTGTATGCATTACAAACAAACACAGGATAAAGACGATCTAGCTTATATTTTAATTTATTTGGACTTCATTCAGCGCTGTCAAAAACCAAAAGGAGACTTTATCAATTATGTCGATCAGGAAAACCGCGAACATATTGAGCAAAATGCCGAAGTAAATTTAGAAGACTCAAATGCAAGAGCTATTTGGGCGCTGGGAACCGTGGTTTCAATGTCAGATATTCTTCCTGAAGCTATTACCAAAAAAGCAACAAAATGTTTATTGAATTCTTTAAAATGGGCCGAAAATATTCAGTCGCCACGTTCTATTGGTTTTGCAACAAAAGGTTTGTATCTGTACCATTCTACAGTTCCTAATTTATATGTTGCAGCGATCATCAATAAATTGAATGCTAAACTTTTGGCAAACTATGAAGACACCGCAACAGAAGATTGGCAATGGTTTGAAAATTATCTGACTTACGGAAACGGAACTCTTCCAGAATCGATGCTGTATGCTTATTTAATTACCAATAAACCGGTGTATAAAAAAGTAGCTTTGGATTCTCTAGACTTCTTGATTTCTAAAACATTTATCGATGGAAACTTTAAAGCCATTTCAAATCAAAGTTGGCATCATAAAGGTTCAGAGCCCGATCAATACGGCGAACAGCCAATTGATGTTACTTACACAATTCAAACTTTAAATGCATTTTACAATGCCTTCAAAATACCAGAATACAAAAAGAAAATGAAAGCGGCGTTTAACTGGTTTTTAGGCAAAAATCATTTGAATCAGATTATGTATAATCCTGTAAGTGGCGGCGGTTATGACGGACTTGAGAAACACAATGTAAACTTAAACCAAGGTGCAGAATCGACCGTTTGTTACTTAACTGCAAGATTATTGATGGAAAAACTAGCCATGTCACAATCGCGTGTTATTCCGTTGCAAAAATCTCGAAGTGGCATTGCTATAAATTTATAA